In Nocardioides dokdonensis FR1436, the following are encoded in one genomic region:
- the aroC gene encoding chorismate synthase, which produces MLRWLTAGESHGPSLVAILEGLPAHVQVTSDDIAESLARRRLGYGRGARMKFEQDEVSFTGGVRHGRTQGGPVAITVGNTEWPKWERVMSPDPVDQDELDALARNAPLTRPRPGHADLAGMQKYDFEEARPVLERASARETAARVALGRVATNFLEQACGARVVSHVVELGGVRAPDGSWPADADAATVARLDEDPVRCLDPGTSKAMVDRIDAAHKDGDTLGGVVEVVVHGLPPGLGSHVHWDRRLDSRLAGALMGIQAIKGVEVGDGFALAATPGSLAHDEIESGPDGIRRTSGRAGGTEGGMTTGEALRVRAAMKPIATVPRALRTIDVTTGEEAVAHHQRSDVCAVPAAGIVAEAMVALVVADALLEKFGGDSVAETRRNVEGYLEHLRYR; this is translated from the coding sequence ATGCTTCGTTGGCTCACCGCGGGCGAGTCCCACGGCCCTTCCCTGGTCGCGATCCTGGAAGGGCTTCCCGCCCATGTCCAGGTCACCTCTGACGACATCGCCGAGTCCTTGGCCCGGCGTCGCCTCGGCTACGGCCGTGGCGCCCGGATGAAGTTCGAGCAGGACGAGGTCTCCTTCACCGGCGGCGTGCGCCACGGGCGCACCCAGGGGGGACCGGTGGCGATCACGGTCGGCAACACCGAGTGGCCCAAGTGGGAGCGGGTGATGTCGCCCGACCCGGTCGACCAGGACGAGCTCGACGCCCTGGCCCGCAACGCGCCGCTCACCCGACCGCGACCCGGCCACGCCGACCTGGCGGGCATGCAGAAGTACGACTTCGAGGAGGCCCGACCGGTCCTCGAGCGCGCCTCGGCGCGCGAGACCGCCGCCCGCGTCGCGCTCGGACGGGTCGCCACGAACTTCCTCGAGCAGGCCTGCGGGGCCCGGGTGGTCTCGCACGTGGTCGAGCTCGGCGGCGTGCGCGCCCCCGACGGCTCCTGGCCGGCCGACGCCGACGCCGCCACCGTGGCGCGCCTCGACGAGGACCCGGTGCGCTGCCTGGACCCCGGCACCTCGAAGGCGATGGTGGACCGGATCGACGCGGCCCACAAGGACGGCGACACCCTGGGTGGCGTGGTGGAGGTCGTCGTGCACGGCCTGCCGCCCGGCCTCGGGTCGCACGTGCACTGGGACCGTCGGCTCGACTCCCGGCTCGCCGGGGCGCTGATGGGCATCCAGGCGATCAAGGGCGTCGAGGTCGGGGACGGCTTCGCGCTCGCCGCGACCCCCGGCTCACTGGCTCACGACGAGATCGAGTCAGGGCCCGACGGCATCCGCCGCACCAGCGGCCGCGCCGGTGGCACCGAGGGCGGCATGACCACCGGTGAGGCACTGCGGGTGCGAGCGGCGATGAAGCCGATCGCGACCGTCCCGCGGGCGCTGCGCACCATCGACGTGACGACCGGCGAGGAGGCGGTGGCCCACCACCAGCGCTCCGACGTCTGCGCGGTCCCCGCCGCCGGCATCGTCGCCGAGGCGATGGTCGCGCTGGTCGTGGCCGACGCGCTGCTGGAGAAGTTCGGTGGCGACTCGGTGGCCGAGACCCGGCGCAACGTCGAGGGCTACCTCGAGCACCTGCGGTACCGATGA
- a CDS encoding type II 3-dehydroquinate dehydratase, whose amino-acid sequence MKVLVLNGPNLGRLGRRQPEIYGTTTHVELAQLCVAWGAERGLEVEVRQTNHEGVLVDWLNTAADDATPVVLNAAAWTHYSYAVFDACAQLVAPLVEVHLSDPRARPEEFRHHSVVTPHAVEVIAGHGVEGYRMALDVLAGGVGP is encoded by the coding sequence GTGAAGGTGCTGGTGCTCAACGGCCCCAACCTGGGCCGGCTCGGCCGACGCCAGCCGGAGATCTACGGCACCACCACCCACGTCGAGCTCGCGCAGCTGTGCGTCGCGTGGGGTGCGGAGCGCGGGCTCGAGGTCGAGGTGCGCCAGACCAACCACGAGGGCGTGCTCGTCGACTGGCTCAACACCGCCGCCGACGACGCGACCCCGGTCGTGCTCAACGCGGCCGCGTGGACCCACTACTCCTACGCGGTCTTCGACGCCTGCGCCCAGCTGGTCGCGCCGCTCGTGGAGGTGCACCTCTCCGACCCTCGCGCCCGTCCCGAGGAGTTCCGGCACCACTCGGTGGTCACCCCGCACGCGGTCGAGGTGATCGCCGGGCACGGGGTGGAGGGCTACCGGATGGCCCTCGACGTGCTCGCGGGCGGCGTCGGCCCGTAG
- the mltG gene encoding endolytic transglycosylase MltG, translated as MTEHEHNDAPLLPAEPEYVPGGSRRRKRKRLPGCLAVLVALALVVGGVWLAGSKVTDFLSDKFASAPDYDGPGRGKIVFEVASGDSAAAICRGLKDDDVVASVDSCISAAQANGDSAGIQVGFYELKKEMASADAIDVLVDPANLQTSSVTVPEGLNVDQVVEVLAKGTEFGASRFRNVLDQPAKLGLPDYAEGNPEGYLFPSTYAFGPKDKPADMLSAMVDRWEQAAEDADLEGAAEELGYTPHELMTIASLVEAEGRGDDMPKVARVVYNRLELEPNPTAGFLQIDATVNYALDKSPIARLTLDEIDSVADSPYNTYKQKGLPPGPIEAPGDAAIAAAAAPAEGPWFFYVTVNLETGETKFTDSYDEFLGFRSELDEYCDTQSDRC; from the coding sequence ATGACTGAGCACGAGCACAACGACGCACCGTTGCTGCCCGCGGAGCCGGAGTACGTCCCCGGCGGGTCGCGCCGGCGCAAGCGCAAGCGGCTGCCCGGCTGCCTGGCCGTGCTCGTGGCGCTGGCACTCGTGGTCGGTGGGGTGTGGCTGGCCGGCAGCAAGGTCACCGACTTCCTCAGCGACAAGTTCGCCTCGGCGCCCGACTACGACGGCCCCGGTCGCGGCAAGATCGTCTTCGAGGTCGCCAGCGGCGACTCGGCGGCCGCCATCTGCCGGGGGCTCAAGGACGACGACGTCGTCGCCTCGGTCGACTCGTGCATCAGTGCCGCCCAGGCCAACGGCGACTCCGCCGGCATCCAGGTCGGCTTCTACGAGCTCAAGAAGGAGATGGCCTCCGCCGACGCCATCGACGTGCTGGTCGACCCGGCCAACCTGCAGACCAGCTCGGTGACGGTGCCCGAGGGGCTGAACGTCGACCAGGTGGTCGAGGTGCTCGCGAAGGGCACCGAGTTCGGCGCGTCCCGCTTCCGCAACGTGCTCGACCAGCCCGCGAAGCTCGGTCTGCCCGACTACGCCGAGGGCAACCCGGAGGGCTACCTGTTCCCCTCGACCTACGCCTTCGGTCCCAAGGACAAGCCGGCCGACATGCTCAGCGCCATGGTCGACCGCTGGGAGCAGGCCGCCGAGGACGCCGACCTCGAGGGCGCCGCCGAGGAGCTCGGCTACACCCCGCACGAGCTGATGACCATCGCCAGCCTCGTCGAGGCGGAGGGCCGCGGTGACGACATGCCCAAGGTCGCCCGCGTCGTCTACAACCGCCTCGAGCTCGAGCCGAACCCGACCGCGGGCTTCCTGCAGATCGACGCCACGGTCAACTACGCGCTCGACAAGTCGCCGATCGCCCGGCTCACCCTCGACGAGATCGACTCGGTCGCCGACTCGCCGTACAACACCTACAAGCAGAAGGGCCTGCCCCCGGGCCCGATCGAGGCGCCCGGAGACGCGGCCATCGCGGCTGCGGCCGCCCCGGCCGAGGGCCCGTGGTTCTTCTACGTCACGGTGAACCTCGAGACCGGCGAGACCAAGTTCACCGACTCCTACGACGAGTTCCTCGGGTTCCGCAGTGAGCTCGACGAGTACTGCGACACCCAGTCCGATCGTTGCTGA
- a CDS encoding prepilin peptidase — translation MTLLLAVLLAAAAGALAPLAVRRLPEPDPTADRPADEPAPPSYAAVAARPGLGVALAVVSAAVVAASGVLLGTGWVLAYVVVATPVCACLAYVDARTRLLPKRLVLPATGLLLALALGEWVVTGDHTDVLRAGLGLLILRSVYWGLWFVHSAGMGFGDVRLAALLGLVLGRAGASELLVGAYTAFLVFVLPALVVALVRWDRSRLRTAHPFGPAMIVGALIGLLAGPEILGGLAGG, via the coding sequence GTGACGCTCCTCCTGGCGGTCCTCCTCGCCGCCGCGGCCGGCGCGCTGGCGCCCCTGGCCGTGCGCCGGCTGCCCGAGCCGGACCCCACCGCCGACCGGCCCGCCGACGAGCCTGCACCGCCGTCGTACGCCGCCGTCGCGGCCCGACCGGGCCTCGGGGTCGCCCTGGCGGTCGTCTCGGCCGCGGTCGTGGCTGCGTCCGGCGTGCTGCTGGGCACGGGCTGGGTGCTGGCCTACGTGGTCGTCGCGACCCCGGTGTGCGCCTGCCTGGCCTACGTCGACGCCCGCACCCGGCTCCTGCCCAAGCGCCTGGTGCTGCCCGCGACCGGCCTGCTGCTGGCGCTGGCGCTGGGGGAGTGGGTCGTCACCGGGGACCACACCGACGTGCTGCGCGCGGGGCTCGGGCTGCTGATCCTGCGCTCGGTCTACTGGGGACTGTGGTTCGTGCACTCGGCCGGCATGGGCTTCGGCGACGTCCGGCTCGCGGCGCTGCTCGGCCTGGTGCTCGGCCGGGCCGGGGCGTCCGAGCTGCTCGTCGGGGCCTACACGGCCTTCCTGGTCTTCGTGCTGCCGGCGCTCGTGGTCGCCCTGGTGCGCTGGGACCGCTCCCGGTTGCGCACCGCTCATCCGTTCGGCCCGGCGATGATCGTGGGCGCGCTGATCGGGCTGCTGGCCGGGCCCGAGATCCTCGGCGGTCTCGCCGGCGGCTGA
- a CDS encoding shikimate dehydrogenase, with protein MTSPVRCAVLGDPVDHSLSPVLHRAAYDALGLAQWSYDAVRVPAGTLATFLDGLDDSWRGLSLTMPLKRELLPLAGEVSERARLVGAANTLVLGPDVPVGGLADNTDLPGAAAAVRERWAGAVADVVVLGGGATAASTALALCDLGATRVRILARAPERAADTVAAVAAHPGRPDVQALALPDARVRADVVVSTVPVAAQVPALLDRIEAPVVFEVLYDPWPTPLAAATLERGAVLVGGLDLLVHQAALQVALFTGREAPLETMRQAGERALRERSGRP; from the coding sequence ATGACCAGTCCCGTGCGCTGCGCCGTCCTGGGCGACCCGGTCGACCACTCGTTGTCGCCCGTCCTGCACCGGGCGGCGTACGACGCGCTCGGCCTCGCGCAGTGGTCCTATGACGCGGTGCGGGTGCCGGCCGGCACCCTGGCGACCTTCCTCGACGGGCTCGACGACTCGTGGCGCGGGTTGTCGCTGACGATGCCGCTCAAGCGCGAGCTGCTGCCGCTGGCCGGTGAGGTGAGCGAGCGGGCCCGCCTGGTCGGTGCCGCCAACACGCTGGTGCTCGGACCGGACGTGCCGGTCGGTGGCCTGGCCGACAACACCGACCTGCCGGGGGCCGCCGCCGCGGTGCGCGAGCGCTGGGCCGGTGCGGTGGCGGACGTCGTGGTCCTCGGCGGCGGCGCGACCGCGGCCTCGACCGCGCTCGCGCTGTGCGACCTCGGGGCGACCCGGGTGCGCATCCTGGCCCGGGCACCGGAGCGGGCAGCCGACACGGTGGCGGCCGTCGCCGCCCACCCCGGCCGGCCCGACGTGCAGGCGCTGGCCCTGCCGGACGCACGGGTGCGGGCCGACGTGGTCGTCTCGACCGTGCCGGTGGCCGCCCAGGTGCCGGCGCTGCTCGACCGGATCGAGGCGCCGGTCGTCTTCGAGGTGCTCTACGACCCGTGGCCGACCCCGCTGGCCGCCGCCACGCTCGAGCGCGGCGCGGTCCTCGTCGGCGGGCTCGACCTCCTGGTGCACCAGGCCGCTCTCCAGGTCGCGCTCTTCACCGGCCGCGAGGCGCCGCTCGAGACGATGCGCCAGGCGGGGGAGCGAGCCCTCCGCGAGCGCTCGGGCCGCCCGTGA
- the aroB gene encoding 3-dehydroquinate synthase, with product MSVPPSVPPSVLPSVLHVGGASPYDVVIGHGVADRLVGLLGEQPRRVALVLPETLRELAAPVLAALQGAYEVTELVVPDGEAAKTAAVAAACWEQLGEAGFTRSDAVVTFGGGATTDLGGFVAASWLRGVRVVHVPTTLLAMVDAAVGGKTGINTAAGKNLVGAFHEPAGVLCDLSLLETLPRVDLVAGLGEVVKCGFIADPRILELVETTDPQALTADSPVLRELVERSVRVKVDVVVADLRETGGSDGHPGREALNYGHTMAHAIERAEGYRMRHGEAVAIGCVFVAELARRAGRLDDATASRHRTAFARVGLPVRYDAADFETLLAAMRVDKKARGDQLRFVVLEQVGRPVVLAGPDEAHLRGAYEVMSGVRA from the coding sequence GTGAGCGTCCCACCCAGCGTCCCGCCCAGCGTCCTGCCCAGCGTCCTGCACGTCGGCGGCGCGTCGCCGTACGACGTCGTGATCGGCCACGGCGTCGCCGACCGGCTGGTCGGGCTGCTCGGCGAGCAGCCGCGGCGGGTGGCCCTGGTGCTGCCCGAGACGCTGCGCGAGCTCGCCGCCCCGGTGCTGGCAGCCCTGCAGGGCGCCTACGAGGTGACCGAGCTGGTGGTCCCCGACGGCGAGGCGGCCAAGACCGCCGCCGTGGCCGCGGCCTGCTGGGAACAGCTCGGCGAGGCGGGCTTCACCCGCTCCGACGCCGTGGTGACCTTCGGTGGCGGGGCCACCACCGACCTCGGCGGCTTCGTCGCCGCCAGCTGGCTGCGCGGGGTGCGCGTCGTGCACGTGCCCACCACGCTGCTGGCGATGGTCGACGCGGCCGTGGGCGGCAAGACCGGCATCAACACCGCCGCGGGCAAGAACCTCGTCGGCGCCTTCCACGAGCCCGCCGGCGTCCTGTGCGACCTGTCCCTGCTCGAGACGCTGCCGCGCGTCGACCTGGTCGCCGGGCTCGGCGAGGTCGTCAAGTGCGGCTTCATCGCCGACCCGCGCATCCTCGAGCTGGTCGAGACGACCGATCCCCAGGCGCTGACCGCGGACTCCCCGGTCCTGCGCGAGCTCGTCGAGCGCTCGGTGCGCGTCAAGGTCGACGTCGTGGTCGCCGACCTGCGCGAGACCGGTGGCAGCGACGGGCACCCGGGCCGGGAGGCCCTCAACTACGGCCACACCATGGCCCACGCCATCGAGCGGGCCGAGGGCTACCGGATGCGCCACGGCGAGGCCGTGGCGATCGGCTGCGTCTTCGTCGCCGAGCTGGCCCGCCGTGCGGGGCGTCTCGACGACGCCACCGCGTCGCGGCACCGCACGGCGTTCGCCCGGGTCGGCCTGCCGGTGCGCTACGACGCCGCCGACTTCGAGACGCTGCTCGCCGCGATGCGTGTGGACAAGAAGGCCCGCGGCGACCAGCTGCGCTTCGTGGTCCTGGAGCAGGTCGGGCGCCCGGTGGTGCTCGCCGGCCCCGACGAGGCGCACCTGCGCGGTGCCTACGAGGTCATGAGCGGGGTGCGCGCGTGA
- the alaS gene encoding alanine--tRNA ligase has product METAEIRRRFVAHFERHGHTVVPSASLLLDDPNLLFVNAGMVPFKPYFLGQETPPWQRAASVQKCVRTLDIEEVGKTTRHGTFFQMCGNFSFGDYFKEGAIRFAWTLVTGSVEDGGFGFDPEKIWVTVLPSDTEATQLWHEIAGLPFERIQERGLEDNYWNMGVPGPGGPCSEIYVDRGPEYGPDGGPNADEDRFLEIWNLVFMQESLSQVRSKADFDVEGPLPARNIDTGMGLERVAYLLQGKENLYEIDEVFPVIERAAELTGRTYGADPVDDVRFRVVADHVRSALMLISDGVTPGNEARGYVLRRLLRRAIRSMRLLGYDGPALRELLPVSRDRMKLSYPEVESGFDRISRVAYAEEEAFAKTLLAGTELFDRAAQDVRGTGQSALSGAQAFTLHDTYGFPIDLTLEMASEAGLSVDEDGFRALMAQQRERAKADARSKKGQHADTAVYRGVLDEHGPTDWLAYETLETESRSLALFSGGAPVPVLRAGEVGELVLDRTPFYAESGGQAADAGTIEFDGGRLEVLDVQRPVRGLVVHQVRVVEGELPASTKALHARVDHEWRTGARQAHSGTHVVHAALREVLGPSALQSGSYNRPGYLRLDFGWTSALSPAQVHDIEQVSNQALRADLPVGWQYMTLEQAKEWGAIALFGETYDDTQVRVVEIGGPWSRELCGGTHVEHSSQIGTVVVTGEASVGSGNRRIEAFTGVEGFAYLARERDVVFRLTGLLKTQPDDLVDRVSDLVERLRSAEKEVEKVRVAQLLSGGAALAADAQRIGGVHVVAHRVDGAGGGDVRTLATDVRGRLPQGEPGVVVVLGALDGKVAVVAATNDEARARGLSANDLVRAVGPLVGGKGGGKADVAQGGGTDTSRLDEALALVATEVSRTVGA; this is encoded by the coding sequence ATGGAGACCGCGGAGATCCGACGGAGGTTCGTCGCTCACTTCGAGCGTCACGGGCACACGGTGGTCCCCTCGGCCTCGCTGCTGCTGGACGATCCCAACCTGTTGTTCGTCAACGCGGGGATGGTCCCGTTCAAGCCCTACTTCCTGGGCCAGGAGACCCCGCCGTGGCAGCGCGCGGCCAGCGTGCAGAAGTGCGTGCGCACCCTCGACATCGAGGAGGTGGGCAAGACCACCCGGCACGGCACGTTCTTCCAGATGTGCGGCAACTTCTCCTTCGGCGACTACTTCAAGGAAGGCGCGATCCGCTTCGCCTGGACCCTGGTCACCGGCTCCGTCGAGGACGGCGGCTTCGGCTTCGACCCCGAGAAGATCTGGGTCACCGTGCTGCCCAGCGACACCGAGGCCACGCAGCTGTGGCACGAGATCGCCGGCCTGCCGTTCGAGCGGATCCAGGAGCGCGGGCTCGAGGACAACTACTGGAACATGGGCGTGCCCGGCCCGGGCGGTCCCTGCTCGGAGATCTACGTCGACCGCGGCCCCGAGTACGGCCCCGACGGCGGCCCGAACGCCGACGAGGACCGCTTCCTGGAGATCTGGAACCTCGTCTTCATGCAGGAGTCGCTGAGCCAGGTGCGCTCCAAGGCGGACTTCGACGTCGAGGGCCCGCTGCCGGCCAGGAACATCGACACCGGCATGGGTCTGGAGCGGGTGGCCTACCTGCTGCAGGGCAAGGAGAACCTCTACGAGATCGACGAGGTCTTCCCGGTCATCGAGCGCGCCGCCGAGCTCACCGGCCGCACGTACGGCGCCGACCCGGTCGACGACGTGCGGTTCCGGGTCGTGGCCGACCACGTCCGCAGCGCCCTGATGCTCATCAGCGACGGGGTGACGCCGGGCAACGAGGCGCGCGGCTACGTGCTGCGCCGGCTGCTGCGCCGCGCGATCCGCTCCATGCGGCTGCTGGGTTACGACGGGCCGGCGCTGCGCGAGCTGCTGCCCGTCAGCCGGGACCGGATGAAGCTGTCCTACCCCGAGGTCGAGTCCGGCTTCGACCGCATCAGCCGGGTCGCCTACGCCGAGGAGGAGGCGTTCGCCAAGACCCTGCTGGCCGGCACCGAGCTCTTCGACCGCGCGGCCCAGGACGTGCGCGGCACCGGGCAGTCGGCGCTGTCGGGGGCCCAGGCGTTCACGCTGCACGACACCTACGGGTTCCCGATCGACCTCACGCTCGAGATGGCCTCCGAGGCCGGGCTGAGCGTCGACGAGGACGGCTTCCGGGCCCTGATGGCCCAGCAGCGCGAGCGCGCGAAGGCCGACGCCAGGTCCAAGAAGGGCCAGCACGCCGACACCGCCGTCTACCGCGGCGTCCTCGACGAGCACGGCCCGACCGACTGGTTGGCCTACGAGACGCTCGAGACCGAGTCCCGCAGCCTCGCCCTGTTCTCCGGCGGCGCCCCCGTGCCGGTGCTTCGCGCCGGCGAGGTCGGCGAGCTGGTGCTCGACCGCACCCCCTTCTACGCCGAGTCCGGTGGCCAGGCCGCCGACGCGGGCACCATCGAGTTCGACGGTGGCCGCCTCGAGGTGCTCGACGTGCAGCGCCCGGTGCGCGGCCTGGTCGTGCACCAGGTCCGCGTGGTGGAGGGTGAGCTGCCCGCGAGCACGAAGGCGCTGCACGCCCGGGTCGACCACGAGTGGCGCACCGGTGCCCGCCAGGCCCACTCGGGCACCCACGTGGTGCACGCGGCCCTGCGCGAGGTGCTCGGCCCCTCCGCCCTCCAGTCCGGGTCCTACAACCGGCCGGGCTACCTGCGCCTGGACTTCGGCTGGACCAGCGCGCTCAGCCCGGCCCAGGTCCACGACATCGAGCAGGTCTCCAACCAGGCGCTGCGCGCCGACCTGCCCGTCGGGTGGCAGTACATGACGCTCGAGCAGGCCAAGGAGTGGGGCGCGATCGCGCTCTTCGGCGAGACCTACGACGACACCCAGGTCCGGGTCGTCGAGATCGGCGGCCCCTGGTCGCGCGAGCTGTGCGGCGGCACGCACGTGGAGCACTCCTCGCAGATCGGCACGGTCGTGGTCACCGGCGAGGCGTCCGTGGGCTCGGGCAACCGGCGGATCGAGGCCTTCACCGGTGTCGAGGGCTTCGCCTACCTCGCCCGCGAGCGCGACGTCGTCTTCCGGCTCACCGGCCTGCTCAAGACCCAGCCCGACGACCTCGTCGACCGTGTCTCCGACCTCGTCGAGCGGCTGCGCTCGGCCGAGAAGGAGGTCGAGAAGGTCCGGGTGGCCCAGCTGCTCTCCGGTGGAGCGGCGCTGGCCGCCGACGCCCAGCGCATCGGCGGCGTCCACGTGGTGGCCCACCGCGTCGACGGTGCCGGCGGCGGCGACGTGCGCACGCTGGCGACCGACGTCCGGGGACGCCTGCCGCAGGGTGAGCCCGGTGTCGTGGTCGTCCTCGGTGCCCTCGACGGAAAGGTCGCCGTGGTGGCCGCTACCAACGACGAGGCGCGGGCCCGCGGCCTGAGCGCGAACGACCTCGTGCGGGCCGTCGGCCCGCTGGTGGGTGGCAAGGGCGGCGGGAAGGCCGACGTCGCCCAGGGCGGCGGCACCGACACCTCCCGCCTCGACGAGGCGCTGGCGCTGGTCGCGACCGAGGTCTCGCGCACGGTCGGGGCCTGA
- the ruvX gene encoding Holliday junction resolvase RuvX codes for MDPGDARIGIARSDPTGFLATPLETVRRGGGDLKRIGALLAEIAEDSDVLEVVVGLPRSLKGGEGPSAVKVRDFAASLARRVAPVPVRLVDERLSTVSAEAMLRDRGRKGSNRRAVVDQAAAVVILQHALDTERATGTAPGEIVEEPA; via the coding sequence GTGGATCCGGGCGACGCCCGGATCGGGATCGCGCGCAGCGACCCCACCGGGTTCCTGGCCACACCGCTCGAGACGGTGCGCCGCGGGGGCGGCGACCTGAAGCGGATCGGCGCCCTGCTGGCCGAGATCGCCGAGGACTCCGACGTCCTGGAGGTGGTCGTGGGACTGCCCCGGTCGCTGAAGGGCGGCGAGGGCCCGTCGGCGGTCAAGGTCCGCGACTTCGCCGCCTCGCTGGCCCGACGGGTGGCACCCGTCCCGGTGCGTCTGGTCGACGAGCGGCTCAGCACCGTGTCGGCTGAGGCTATGCTGCGCGACCGAGGCCGCAAGGGCAGCAACAGGCGTGCGGTGGTGGACCAGGCTGCGGCCGTGGTGATCCTCCAGCACGCACTGGACACCGAACGCGCTACGGGCACCGCTCCGGGCGAGATCGTCGAGGAGCCGGCATGA
- a CDS encoding shikimate kinase has product MSPRVVLIGPMGSGKTTVATLLADRWGVPVRDTDHDVEAGEGREISEIFVDDGEARFRELERAAVSTALAEHDGVLALGGGAVLDEGTRTLLDGHTVVFLRVGLSDAVKRVGLGVGRPLLLGNVRARIKALLDERTPVYEAVATHSVVTDGRSPDEIADEIEALLGGAAR; this is encoded by the coding sequence ATGAGCCCCCGGGTGGTCCTCATCGGGCCGATGGGGTCGGGCAAGACCACGGTGGCGACCCTGCTCGCCGACCGGTGGGGCGTGCCCGTGCGCGACACCGACCACGACGTCGAGGCGGGCGAGGGACGCGAGATCTCCGAGATCTTCGTCGACGACGGGGAGGCCCGCTTCCGCGAGCTCGAGCGCGCCGCGGTGAGCACCGCGCTCGCCGAGCACGACGGCGTTCTGGCCCTGGGCGGGGGAGCGGTGCTCGACGAGGGCACCCGCACGCTGCTGGACGGGCACACGGTGGTCTTCCTGCGGGTCGGGCTCAGCGACGCCGTCAAGCGCGTCGGTCTTGGCGTGGGCCGCCCGCTGCTGCTCGGCAACGTCCGGGCCCGCATCAAGGCCCTGCTCGACGAGCGCACCCCGGTCTACGAGGCGGTCGCCACGCACTCCGTGGTCACCGACGGCCGCAGCCCCGACGAGATCGCCGACGAGATCGAGGCGCTCCTGGGTGGAGCAGCCCGGTGA